A window from Poecile atricapillus isolate bPoeAtr1 chromosome 39, bPoeAtr1.hap1, whole genome shotgun sequence encodes these proteins:
- the EVI5L gene encoding EVI5-like protein isoform X5, with translation MASPAASPDSSSHEGPSAPGGSPTSDSENLSPDELELLAKLEEQNRLLEADSKSMRSVNGSRRNSGSSLVSSSSASSNLSHLEEDTWILWGRIVNEWDEWRKKKEKLLKELIRKGIPHHFRAIVWQLLCSAAELPLKAQYSELLRMSSPCERLIRRDIARTYPEHDFFKGQDSLGQEVLFNVMKAYSLVDREVGYCQGSAFIVGLLLMQMPEEEAFSVFVRLMQEYRLRELFKPSMAELGLCIYQFEFLLQEQLPELNVHFRSQSFLTSMYASSWFLTLFLTTFPLPVATRVFDIFMYEGLEIVFRVGMALLQFNQAELVQLDMEGMSQYFQKVIPHQFDSCPDKLILRACQVKYNPRKMKRLEKEYAALKSKEMEEQIEIKRLRSENRLLKQRIETLEKESAALADRLIQGQVTRAQEAEENDVIRRELALVRQRCSSATESLRRAQSTIRELQGNPRLTEEFVAHLETELERSRLRESETLGALKEMQDKVLDMEKRQPLLPDESSVVRLQEELQELALSDLGDTWQVCPQVCGGRWKEPRALHEAVLGVQLRESQAQAELRALRQRVLHLETQVSNWDGLGWTGTVCAAPGDTGPDPALGAGPCRAGLCRAEGAAPRRGRPEPGAAGPAEREPPQTRRGAVQGGTGTRGVPRVSPSVPQCPRVSQSVPRVALGIPGCPQGGPGCPPVSLR, from the exons ATGGCCTCTCCGGCCGCCAGCCCGGACTCCTCGTCCCACGAGGGGCCCTCGGCCCCCGGAGGGTCCCCAACGTCCGACTCGGAGAACCTGAGCCCGGacgagctggagctgctggccaaGCTGGAGGAGCAGAACCG gctgctggaggccGACTCCAAGTCGATGCGCTCGGTGAACGGCTCGCGGCGCAACAGCGGCTCCTCGCTGGTGTCCAGCTCCTCGGCCTCGTCCAACCTCAGCCACCTGGAGGAGGACACCTGGATCCTCTGGGGCCGCATCGTCAACGAGTGGGATGagtggaggaagaagaaggagaagctgcTCAAG GAGCTGATCCGGAAGGGGATCCCGCACCATTTCCGGGCCatcgtgtggcagctgctgtgcagcGCGGCCGAGCTGCCGCTCAAGGCGCAGTACTCGGAGCTGCTGCGGATGTCGTCGCCCTGCGAGCGCCTGATCCGCCGCGACATCGCCCGCACCTACCCCGAGCACGACTTCTTCAAGGGCCAGGACAGCCTGGGCCAGGAGGTGCTCTTCAATGTCATGAAG GCCTATTCCCTGGTGGATCGGGAGGTCGGATATTGCCAGGGCAGCGCCTTCATCGTGGGACTGCTGCTGATGCag ATGCCGGAGGAGGAGGCGTTCAGCGTCTTCGTGCGGCTGATGCAGGAGTACCGGCTGCGCGAGCTCTTCAAGCCCAGCATGGCCGAGCTGGGGCTCTGCATTTACCAGTTCGAGTTCCTGCTGCag gagcagctgccggAGCTGAACGTGCACTTCCGCTCGCAGAGCTTCCTCACCTCCATGTACGCCTCCTCCTGGTTCCTCACGCTCTTCCTCACCACCTTCCCCCTGCCCGTGGCCACGCGCGTCTTCGACATCTTCATGTACGAG GGGCTGGAGATCGTGTTCCGTGTGGGGATGGCCCTGCTCCAGTTCAACCAGGCCGAGCTGGTCCAGCTGGACATGGAGGGGATGTCCCAG TACTTCCAGAAGGTGATCCCGCACCAGTTTGACTCGTGCCCGGACAAGCTCATCCTGCGCGCCTGCCAGGTCAAGTACAACCCCAGGAAGATGAAGAG GCTGGAGAAGGAATACGCCGCCCTCAAGAGCAAGGAGATGGAGGAGCAGATCGAGATCaag cgGCTCCGCTCTGAGAACCGCCTGCTGAAGCAGCGCATCGAGACCCTGGAGAAG gaGAGCGCGGCCCTGGCCGATCGCCTCATCCAG ggccaggTGACACGAGCACAGGAGGCTGAGGAGAACGACGTCATCCGGCGGGAGCTGGCACTGGTGCGGCAACGCTGCAGCTCGGCCACCGAGAGCCTGAGACGGGCACAGAGCACCATCAGAGAGCTGCag GGTAACCCCCGGCTGACCGAGGAGTTCGTGGCACACCTGGAGACGGAGCTGGAGCGGTCGCGGCTGCGCGAGAGCGAAACCCTGGGCGCCCTCAAGGAGATGCAGGACAAGGTCCTGGACATGGAGaag cgcCAGCCGCTGCTGCCGGACGAGTCCAGCGTGGTTcggctgcaggaggagctgcaggagctggcccTGAGtgacctgggggacacctggcag gtgtgtccccaggtgtgcgGGGGCCGCTGGAAGGAGCCGCGGGCGCTGCACGAGGCCGTGCTGGGGGTGCAGCTGCGCGAGAGCCAGGCCCAGGCGGAGCTGAGGGCGCTGAGACAGCGCGTGCTGCACCTGGAGACACAGGTGAgcaactgggatggactgggatggactgggacagTGTGTGCTGCACCTGGAGACACAG GGCCGGATCCAGCGCTCGGTGCTGGGCCGTGCCGAGCAGGCCTGTGCCGGGCTGAGGGAGCAGCTCCGCGCCGCGGCCGCCCagagccaggggctgcaggcCCAGCTGAGCGAGAGCCACCGCAAACACGCCGAGGCGCAGTGCAAGGTGGGACGGGGacccggggtgtccccagggtgtccccgagtgtcccccagtgtcccagggtgtcccagagtgtccccagggtggcctTGG gtatcccaggctgtccccagggtggccccgggtgtcccccggtgtccctgcGGTGA